The Paenibacillus sp. BIC5C1 DNA segment AGGTTATACCAATCCGATGCATGATCTGGTGGAAACAGCTATGTATTGGTCAGTAAATCATACCGGAAATGTGGACAAAGAAAGGTTCTTGGCCTTTATATATGGATATCGGTCTCTAGTGGGGCATTTAAACGCCAATTGGAGAATGGTTCTCGAAAATGGTTTTGCTGGAAAGTTGGACTGGCTCGAATACAGTCTGAAACGCTCTTTGTGGATTGAATGCACAGACGATGAAGAACAACAAATGGGAACATCACAAGTTACATGGACTATAGAGGCTTTAAAACAATATGAGGATATGATTTCAGATGTTGAGCACTGGTTGAGTAGCTAAATCCGAGATAATTGTTATCCGATACAGGAAGGGGTGACTAACATGGCAAACACTAAAGGAACACTAAGAACATGCGAACAAGGGCATTCCTATTACAAAAGTAGCGATTGTCCAACTTGTCCGGTTTGTGAGAAGGAACGGAAACCGAAAGAAGGATTTCTTTCATTGCTGTCAGCACCCGCCAGACGTGCGCTGGAGAATCAGGGAATTACGTCGTTGCAGCTACTCTCGCAATACACCGGAAAAGAGATTTTGAAGCTGCACGGGATCGGGCCTTCTGCAATGCCAAAACTTCGACAAGCACTTGAAGAAGAGGGGTTATCTTTTAAAGAGTAACCCTCTTTTTTTTGGTCAATGGATTTAATTGGAGAAATTGGTATCGCATCGCTTCCTAGCATTGTATAATATTACAGTTGTGTAAAAGTGCAATTATTTCAATACCTTGTACCTTCATTGACGACAGAGACTTGGGAGCTCATAACTTCCAAACAATCTGATTATTATCACCCATGGTGGGGTCCGGTTCTCATTTTTGAAACGGTATATAATGTGCTATTTTTAGTATTTAGCGTATATACGCTGATTACGTTCTATAGAAAGAAATCGATATTCCCTCGTCTTATGATTATGTTTTACAGTGTTAGTCTAGCCGTGGGCATCATTGATTATCTGTTGTTACATCAGATTCCTATGGCGGTAGAGCTTGAGGATGGAAGTTCGTTAAAAGGGATAGGTAGGACGATACTCACCTGTGCCATATGGATTCCTTATTTTATAAAATCAGTTCGAGTTCACAATACGTTTGTCAGATGAAAACATAAGCCCCGACCTAAGATGTAAGATCTAAGGCCGGGGTTTGTTAAAAGAGGATTCAAATAGAGGAGGGATATCTTGAAGATTTTCTTAGTAAGACACGGGATGGATGAGGAAGGCTACAGAGGTGGCTGGAGTCAACGAGGGCTCATTGAAGAAGGTGTTACTCAATCGGAGAGACTCGGAGATTACCTGTACCATCATTCAGAAAACTATAAGATAAACACAGTGATTAGCAGTGATCTACCGCGTGCAGTCCAGACTGCCAAAGAGCTTGAAAAAAGACTGTACATAAAGGGGCTTTATCTGAAAGACTGGAGAGAAATGAACAACGGAAATTTGGCTGGAATGCCAAATAAGGAAGCAGAAGTGAAATATGCAGGAGTTTATTTTAACACTCTTGGCATGGATACCCCGTTTCCAGGAGGAGAGAGTCCTCGGAATTTTTATAACAGAATATGTACATCCTTTCGGGATTTATGCAGAGGTATAGAGGAGCAGAAGATAGAATCGAATGTTCTACTGGTCACGCACGGCGGAGTAATCAACATCCTTTATTATCTCTTAGGAAACCAGGATTGGACCAATACATCTGTGTTTCATTCTATTGGGAATACCAGTGTTCATACGCTTGAAAAAGGAGTAAATGGTTGGGAGTTTAGCAGCATGAATATGATGAGTCATCTAGGTTAGAAAAGGGAGTATATAAAAGC contains these protein-coding regions:
- a CDS encoding DUF2569 domain-containing protein translates to MQLFQYLVPSLTTETWELITSKQSDYYHPWWGPVLIFETVYNVLFLVFSVYTLITFYRKKSIFPRLMIMFYSVSLAVGIIDYLLLHQIPMAVELEDGSSLKGIGRTILTCAIWIPYFIKSVRVHNTFVR
- a CDS encoding RNA polymerase alpha subunit C-terminal domain-containing protein, which translates into the protein MANTKGTLRTCEQGHSYYKSSDCPTCPVCEKERKPKEGFLSLLSAPARRALENQGITSLQLLSQYTGKEILKLHGIGPSAMPKLRQALEEEGLSFKE
- a CDS encoding histidine phosphatase family protein, which encodes MKIFLVRHGMDEEGYRGGWSQRGLIEEGVTQSERLGDYLYHHSENYKINTVISSDLPRAVQTAKELEKRLYIKGLYLKDWREMNNGNLAGMPNKEAEVKYAGVYFNTLGMDTPFPGGESPRNFYNRICTSFRDLCRGIEEQKIESNVLLVTHGGVINILYYLLGNQDWTNTSVFHSIGNTSVHTLEKGVNGWEFSSMNMMSHLG